The segment TATCCTTCGATATTAATATATCTTTGTGCTGTTCCCGCCGAGAATACCCCTGCTGGTCTAGTACCAGGAATTCTAATAGCTTCCCGAGTTCTTTCTCGACAACCCATTGCTAATATTACAGCGTTTGCTTTAATATTTAATAAACCATCTTCCCTATTTATAGCTATAATGTTTTTAAAATCCTTATTCTCAATATTGCTTTTATTAGTCTTTTTATTATCTAAACTCCAATTTTCATTATTGCTAATCCCTATAACCATAGTTTCAGTTTTATATTCGATATCCTGGGTTTTAATCTTTTCTATAAATCGAGATGCGTATTCTGGGCCAGTTAATTCTTCTTTAAAATATTCCAGTCCAAAACCATTATGAATGCATTGTTGTAAAATGCCTCCTAGATATCTATCTCTTTCCAATACCAATATCTTCTTTAAACCATTCTCTTTTGCTTTTAAGGCTGCTGCCAAACCTGCTGGTCCTCCACCTATAATAACAAGTTGATAATTTTTCATAACTTTTCACCAGCCATCTTGGAAAGTAACATTTCTTTTGTTCTGGCAAATAATAAGCATGAACCTTTACCTTTTTTACTCACTTTCAGAGGAGATATATTTAATTCTTTAGCCAGAATTTCAAGTACACGAGGCTGGCAAAAGCCTCCTTGACATCTTCCAGTACCCGTTCTAGTTCTTCTTTTAACAGCATCTATACTCGTGGCCGGCACTGGTCTATTTATAGCATGAATTATTTCACCCTTACTTACTTTTTCACAACGACAGACAATCTCAGCAAAGTCAGGATTTTCTGCAATAATTTCCTGCCAATTATAGTAATCGGTCCTATAAAGCCTTTTTTTAGGAGTTAAAGTCTCTTTAAAGTTTTTTTTAAATGATAAATCAATATCTCTTTTTAATTCATGATTGTACTCATGCAAAATATCTAGCAACATCTCAGCAATAGCAGGGGCAGCACTTAAACCCGGTGATTGAATTCCCGCTACATTAATCAAACCCTCTAATCCTTTTGAGGCAGCTATGATGAAATCATTTGATTTTTCTTTTGCTCGAATACCAGAAAATGAATTAATAATATCAAGTCTTTTCAAATCAGGGACTAATTTTTTGGCTGATTCAAAGACTTCGTTCAAAGCAACTTTACTTGTGCTTAAATCTTTTTTATCTTTTGTCTCCTCAGCATTTGGCCCAATCATTAAATTCCCGTGTACTGTAGGGGTTATTAATATTCCTTTTGATACCTTAGAAGGGGTTGGGAATAATATATGTGTCACAAAATTACCCCAGTTCTTATCATAAAGGTGATATTCACCTTTTCGTAAGCTATATTCAATCTTTGTATCATTAGAATAATTAGCTATTTCATCAGCAAAAAGACCGGCAGCATTAATTACATATGAAGCATAGAAATCTCCAGTATTTGTTTTAACACCCTGAATTCTTCCCTTTTCTTCAATTATATCTCTTACTTCGGTTTCTAGCATAACTTTGCCTCCATTAATAACAGCATTGTCTGCCAGCGCTATTGTAAGTTCATAACTTGATACTATTCCAGCGCTAGGAGCATAAAGACCGTATTTTGCTTTAGGATTCAGATTAGGCTCTTTTTCTAACAATTCATCTCTACTTAATATTTTAAGACCCTTTATACCTAATTTTTCTCCATTTTCTTTTTCCCATTTTAATTGTTTAAGCTCATCTTCATTAAATGCAATTACTAATGAACCAATCCTTTTAAATGGAACGTCAAGGTCTGCGCAAAGCTTATCAAACTGAGGGTTAGCTTTAACATTTAATCTGGCTTTTAATGTGTCAGCAGGGGAGTTATAACCAGCATGAACAATTCCAGAATTGGCCTTACTACTACCCATGGCCACATCATCTTCTTTTTCCAACAATACAATTTCCAAATTATAACGGGATAGTTCGCGAGCTATTGCAGTTCCCACTACACCTCCACCAATTATAAGAATATCACATTTCATCAAACAACCTCCTAATTTTATAGAATAGAAAGAGAGAACCATATTAACAATTGTTTAAGCATTATAATAAAATGCTTAAACAAGAAAGCTAATTTAGCTTTATTTGTTAATAAATGGTTCTCTCTTATTTTCTACCATTTAGGTCTCTATTCACTTCTCTTATTTTAAATATATTAAAAATATGAGTAAGTATGAATTAAAAGATTTTAATTTTTATATTTCATCATCATAAAAGCTAGCTAGAATTTCTCCAAAATATAAAGTGTGATAATTTCCTTCTGTATACCATTTCTCATTATAGTCAATATCTAAATCTTTAGGGTCCATCTCCTGTTTGAATTTTATCTTACATTCATAATGAAGATCGCAGCCAGCTACTAATGGAACTGCTACTTTTTTGCCTGGAATGGCTTTTAAATTACATTCCTGAAACTTATCATAATCTCTGCCTGACTTAGTACCACAAAACTTCAACTCATCTTTCATATTATTAGAAAAAGGAATACTAACAGTAAATTCATCGTTTTTTTCCATAAACTCATAAGTATAGCGAGAGCCTCTAACCATTACCATGAAAACGGGCTTTCCCCAGATAAAGCCAATATTACCCCAGCCGATTGTCATAGTGTTGACCTTATCTCCATCTTTAACAGTTAAAAACGCTCCTTGTGATAATCCTTGAATTGCTTCTTCTGCATATTGATTATATCTAACTTCTCTCATAAATACACCCCATCACTATTATATTTTATCTTTTTTGCAATTATACTTGATATCTTTAATTTTTGCAAATTAAAGATCTTTCATAAGAAAAATTTATAATTTTATAATTTAAGTTATATTTAAAAATGATTATTTATAATAATGAGTTAAGACCCTCTAATTTTCTGAGGATAAAATCTATAGCTTATCTATCTCCCCGAATAAGCTTTCAACCCCTTTTATAAGACAATCTTCATATTCTAACTTCGTCACCTGATATTTTCCTATATAGTTACTATAATTATACATATATTCTTTAGGTAAAGACAAATATATATTATTTATTTCATTAGTATTCCAGTCATTTACTAAGTCTGTTTGTGTTAATTTATCCTTAATTTTAAGAAAATATTTAGAAACATCTGAC is part of the Halanaerobiaceae bacterium ANBcell28 genome and harbors:
- a CDS encoding NAD(P)/FAD-dependent oxidoreductase — protein: MKCDILIIGGGVVGTAIARELSRYNLEIVLLEKEDDVAMGSSKANSGIVHAGYNSPADTLKARLNVKANPQFDKLCADLDVPFKRIGSLVIAFNEDELKQLKWEKENGEKLGIKGLKILSRDELLEKEPNLNPKAKYGLYAPSAGIVSSYELTIALADNAVINGGKVMLETEVRDIIEEKGRIQGVKTNTGDFYASYVINAAGLFADEIANYSNDTKIEYSLRKGEYHLYDKNWGNFVTHILFPTPSKVSKGILITPTVHGNLMIGPNAEETKDKKDLSTSKVALNEVFESAKKLVPDLKRLDIINSFSGIRAKEKSNDFIIAASKGLEGLINVAGIQSPGLSAAPAIAEMLLDILHEYNHELKRDIDLSFKKNFKETLTPKKRLYRTDYYNWQEIIAENPDFAEIVCRCEKVSKGEIIHAINRPVPATSIDAVKRRTRTGTGRCQGGFCQPRVLEILAKELNISPLKVSKKGKGSCLLFARTKEMLLSKMAGEKL
- a CDS encoding flavin reductase family protein, which produces MREVRYNQYAEEAIQGLSQGAFLTVKDGDKVNTMTIGWGNIGFIWGKPVFMVMVRGSRYTYEFMEKNDEFTVSIPFSNNMKDELKFCGTKSGRDYDKFQECNLKAIPGKKVAVPLVAGCDLHYECKIKFKQEMDPKDLDIDYNEKWYTEGNYHTLYFGEILASFYDDEI